In Paenibacillus kyungheensis, the following are encoded in one genomic region:
- a CDS encoding putative quinol monooxygenase, with protein MTNLVNNAILKAKAGHEEQLKAELIKMLEPSRSESGCIQYTLHESVEPGVFVFYEIWEDEAALEFHMNTPHFKSYRENIASLVDSREAFRLHKVEQ; from the coding sequence ATGACGAATCTTGTGAATAATGCGATTTTGAAAGCAAAAGCAGGGCATGAAGAGCAGTTGAAAGCAGAATTGATCAAAATGTTGGAGCCTTCTCGTAGTGAAAGTGGTTGTATTCAATATACGTTACATGAATCGGTTGAACCGGGTGTGTTTGTATTTTATGAAATATGGGAAGATGAAGCTGCGCTTGAATTTCATATGAATACGCCTCATTTCAAATCGTATCGGGAAAATATTGCTTCACTGGTCGATTCTCGTGAAGCGTTCCGTTTGCACAAAGTAGAACAGTAA
- a CDS encoding HEAT repeat domain-containing protein: MLISILKEKINTNHIDEAICMIEEIGEKRLNEAVPYLIEQLQLTKSHVLRNSIALALRDIGNSDAVEPIVHVLKDPKTLGYRGTLLASLEPFDYSNHIDMLFGFLIEGNFEVSRKSFLLIESIIENISEGTKQEYLERLKDEIERLEEKHDLLSEARDML; encoded by the coding sequence TTGTTAATTTCTATATTAAAAGAAAAAATAAATACAAATCATATCGATGAAGCCATATGTATGATAGAAGAAATAGGAGAGAAAAGGCTGAATGAAGCTGTTCCTTATCTTATTGAACAATTACAACTCACCAAAAGTCATGTATTGAGAAATTCAATTGCTCTTGCTTTACGTGATATCGGAAATTCAGATGCGGTTGAACCTATAGTACATGTATTAAAAGATCCTAAAACGCTAGGGTATAGAGGGACTTTATTAGCTTCTTTAGAACCGTTTGATTATTCTAATCATATTGATATGCTTTTCGGTTTTTTAATTGAAGGTAATTTTGAAGTAAGTAGAAAGTCTTTTTTATTAATTGAATCTATCATCGAAAATATATCGGAAGGAACAAAACAAGAATATCTAGAGAGATTAAAAGATGAGATTGAGCGTTTAGAGGAGAAACACGATCTTCTATCCGAAGCTAGGGATATGTTGTAA
- a CDS encoding Imm8 family immunity protein → MIQPVLKDLTITGNPNIYGKLQFTETEDIGDDFCLFGTAGIGEEDSIGEDNFDFVIITPKALAKKLEDGKQIILGAQHFIVNKLDFEVITETINQILSKHQGETWEEVAISLKPYFSWEYTDSVRLTVEELFEMIKEESEKGNE, encoded by the coding sequence TTGATCCAACCCGTACTGAAAGACCTTACTATCACAGGGAATCCTAATATTTATGGAAAGCTACAATTTACAGAAACTGAAGATATTGGGGACGATTTTTGTTTATTCGGAACGGCGGGTATAGGAGAAGAAGATTCGATAGGTGAAGATAATTTCGATTTTGTTATCATCACACCCAAAGCATTAGCCAAAAAATTGGAAGATGGAAAACAAATTATTCTAGGTGCACAACATTTTATTGTAAATAAGTTAGACTTTGAAGTGATTACAGAAACGATTAATCAGATCTTATCAAAGCATCAAGGCGAAACCTGGGAAGAGGTTGCTATATCTCTTAAACCTTATTTCTCGTGGGAATATACAGATTCTGTACGATTGACTGTTGAGGAATTATTTGAAATGATTAAAGAAGAATCAGAGAAAGGTAATGAATAG
- a CDS encoding Imm8 family immunity protein: protein MEIFQIDIEIGRGYLIMNDFNIKHIESTVNQIISKCQNADYDVAMKELSKYFRWEMDT from the coding sequence TTGGAAATATTTCAAATCGATATCGAAATAGGTAGAGGATATTTAATCATGAATGATTTTAATATAAAACATATAGAATCTACAGTAAATCAGATTATCTCAAAATGTCAGAATGCTGATTATGATGTAGCAATGAAGGAGCTCTCCAAATATTTTAGATGGGAGATGGATACCTAA
- a CDS encoding polymorphic toxin type 17 domain-containing protein, with the protein MSPSEPLPKMNGGYKDRFGNLWTKGPSRTQGQSFEWDVQLSRTGKNQLGHFNRDGSHLNVSLDGKITHK; encoded by the coding sequence ATGTCTCCATCTGAACCCTTACCTAAGATGAATGGTGGTTATAAAGATAGGTTTGGAAATCTTTGGACTAAAGGACCATCTAGAACTCAAGGACAATCCTTTGAATGGGATGTCCAACTTTCAAGAACAGGAAAAAATCAATTGGGGCATTTTAATAGAGATGGTTCGCATTTAAATGTATCATTAGATGGTAAAATAACTCATAAATAA
- a CDS encoding colicin immunity domain-containing protein has translation MTSKEQLYYLINEYIKGNYDTKTFCDQFTIIFNTETDYEDLNEVENKLFLELSSVTTRFSPYEKDFVFQNMYYTEQEVKREVLEIKRKLNSLKK, from the coding sequence ATGACATCAAAAGAGCAGCTCTATTACCTAATTAATGAGTATATCAAAGGTAATTACGATACAAAAACTTTCTGTGATCAATTTACAATCATATTCAATACAGAAACTGATTATGAAGATTTAAATGAAGTAGAAAATAAATTATTCTTAGAGTTGAGTTCGGTTACTACAAGGTTTTCTCCATATGAAAAAGATTTTGTTTTTCAAAATATGTACTATACTGAACAAGAAGTAAAAAGAGAAGTCTTAGAAATTAAGAGAAAACTCAATAGCCTAAAGAAATAA